Genomic window (Xylanimonas protaetiae):
GAGGCGCAGGGCGAGGCGGGTGCCGAGCCGCCCGCTCGCGCCCGTGACGGCGACGACGTCGTCCCCCTGGCGGGTCATGGACTCACGGTATGACGGGCGCTCAAGCGCCGCGCGGTCTCACTCCGGGCCCCGCTGGGGGAGGATGCGTGCCATGAGCGTGCCCTTCCGTGTGATGACCGTCTGCACCGGCAACATCTGCCGGTCCCCCATGGCCGAGATCGTGCTGCGGGAAGCGCTCGCGGCGGCAGGGCTCGACGGCGCCGTCGTCGTCGACTCCACCGGCGTCTCCGGCGAGGAGCAGGGGAACCCGGTGGACCGGCGTGCCCGGAGCGTCCTGGCCGCCCACGGGTACCCCGTGGGCGACGCGCACCGCGCGCGGCGCGTGACCGCGGCGGAGCTGCGCGACAGCGACCTCGTGCTCGCCATGACCGCGCACCACGCGCGGGCGCTGCGCCGCCTCGCGGGGTTCGACGAGGGCGGCGAGCTCTCCGGGCCGCACACGGCGTCGAGCGGGCCGGAGATCCGGATGTTCCGGTCGTTCGACCCCGAGGCGCCCGTGCCCACGAACGCCGGCAGCGAGGACCTGCTCGACGTCGAGGACCCCTGGTACGGGGGCGCCGAGGACTTCGAGGTGTGCCTGCGCGAGATCGAGGCGGCGACGCCCGGGATCGTCGAGCACGTGCGGGCCCGCCTGGCCGCCTAACACGTCCGACATGCCTGGCACGGTCTGCCAGACTGCGGCCATGGGGTACACGGTGCGGCGCGTGCGTGCGCAGGAGTGGGAAGCGGTCCGCGCGGTACGGCTCGAGGCGCTCCAGGACGCCGTGGCGCACCTCGCGTTCCTGACGAGCTACGAGGAGGCGGCCGCACATGCCCCCGGGTTCTGGCAGGAGCGGGCCGCAGGGGCCGCCACGGGCGGCGCCGTCGCGCAGTACGTCGTCGTCGACCCCGACGGACGCTGGGTCGGGTCGGCGACCGGCCTGCTCGAGGAACCGGGCGCGTCCGACCTCGCCGGGCAGGTCGTGGACGCCCGGCAGGTCCACGTCGTCGGCGTCTGGCTGCACCCCGCGCACCGCGGGCGGGGGCTCATCCAGGAGGCGATCGGCGCCGTCGTCGCGTGGGGGCGCGAGCACGGGGCCACGAGGGCCCGGCTCTACGTGCACGCCGAGAACCCGCGGGCGCAGGCCGCCTACGAGAAGGCCGGGTTCGTGGTGACCGGGGAGACGTTCGAGAGCACGGTCGGGCCCGAGGTCGAGCTCGCGAAGGCGGTCTGAGAGCTCAGGCGAACCAGCGCCGCCACCAGGGCCTGCGCGGCGCGGCCGGGACGGGCGCCGGCGGGGCGACGTAGCCGCGGAACCAGCGCGACAGCTCCCGGAACACCTGCTCGCGCACCGGCTTCTCCGACAGCGTCACGTCGTGCAGGGCCCCCTCGAAGCGGGCGAGCGTGACGAGCGAGCCCAGGTTCGGCACACGGCGCATGATGCCGGGCACGTCGAGCACCGAGTCGGCGTGCCGGAGGTCCTCCGACCAGCGCACCGGCGGCACCGACCGCGCCGAGAGCAGCACGAGGATCGGGACGTCGATGTGCAGCCCTCGCGCCACGGCGTCGTGCCCGCTGAACACCGCGGCGAGCCAGGCGGGCGTCGCGCGCCAGCCCAGGTCGGGCCGCCACGCCTCGTCGTAGTCCCACTCCCCCTCGAACCGCCTCGAGATGCTGCGCGCGTAGAACCCCTGGTCGAGGTTCACCAGGTGGCTGCGGGGCGCGACCGCGGCCTGCGCCCGGACCGGGCCCTCCAGCACGCGCCGGCCCAGGTAGCGGGTCTGGAACTCCAGCCACGGGGCGTTGAGCACCAGGGCGGCCGCCCGGCCCGGGTGGCGGTCCGTCCACAGCGCGACGATCAGCCCGCCCGTGGAGTGCCCCATGAGCACGAGCCGGCGTCGCGCCGCACCGTCCCCGTGGCCCATCGCCTCGAGCGCCGCCGCGAGGTCCTCGTCGTACGTGCGCAGGTCCGTGACGAACCCCGGGGTCTGGCCCTCCCGCAGGCTGCGGCCGTACTTGCGCAGGTCCAGGGCGTGGAAGCGGACGCCGAGCGCCTCCCAGAAGTCCGCGACGTGGACCTGGTGGAAGTAGTCGATCCAGCCGTGGACGTAGAGCAGGTCGACGCCGGCGTCGCTCTCGCCGCGGCGCTCGCGGCGGACCAGGGTGGCGACGACGTCGCCCTCGTCGTCGGGCGCGAGCGGGAGCGTGAGGCGCTCGAAGCCCGGCAGGACGTCGGGTTCCCAGGTGCTGTCCGTCGCGGTCACCCTTCGGACGGTAACAACGTGCTGGTCAGGGCGCGCGGACGGTGTCCGCGTGGGCGGGTGCGCGGGGTCGTCGCGGGTGCGGCGTCCTCCGGTCCTGCAACGGCCCCCGCGCGGCCCGGGCATCATGGGCGCATGAAGGTCTCCCGCCGCTCGCACGTGCCCCCGTTCGCCGTGATGGAGATCCTCGCGGCCGCCAACCAGCGTCGCGCCGCGGGGCGCGACGTGCTCAACCTGTGCGCGGGCGAGCCGTCCACGGGCGCCTCCGACGTCGTGCGGGCGCGCGCGATCGAGCTGCTCCAGGACGGCGACCTCGGGTACACCGAGGCGCTCGGCGTGCCCGCGCTGCGCGAGGCCATCGCCGGGCACTACCGGCGCTGGTACGACGTCGACGTCGACC
Coding sequences:
- a CDS encoding low molecular weight protein-tyrosine-phosphatase, with amino-acid sequence MSVPFRVMTVCTGNICRSPMAEIVLREALAAAGLDGAVVVDSTGVSGEEQGNPVDRRARSVLAAHGYPVGDAHRARRVTAAELRDSDLVLAMTAHHARALRRLAGFDEGGELSGPHTASSGPEIRMFRSFDPEAPVPTNAGSEDLLDVEDPWYGGAEDFEVCLREIEAATPGIVEHVRARLAA
- a CDS encoding GNAT family N-acetyltransferase; amino-acid sequence: MGYTVRRVRAQEWEAVRAVRLEALQDAVAHLAFLTSYEEAAAHAPGFWQERAAGAATGGAVAQYVVVDPDGRWVGSATGLLEEPGASDLAGQVVDARQVHVVGVWLHPAHRGRGLIQEAIGAVVAWGREHGATRARLYVHAENPRAQAAYEKAGFVVTGETFESTVGPEVELAKAV
- a CDS encoding alpha/beta hydrolase, coding for MTATDSTWEPDVLPGFERLTLPLAPDDEGDVVATLVRRERRGESDAGVDLLYVHGWIDYFHQVHVADFWEALGVRFHALDLRKYGRSLREGQTPGFVTDLRTYDEDLAAALEAMGHGDGAARRRLVLMGHSTGGLIVALWTDRHPGRAAALVLNAPWLEFQTRYLGRRVLEGPVRAQAAVAPRSHLVNLDQGFYARSISRRFEGEWDYDEAWRPDLGWRATPAWLAAVFSGHDAVARGLHIDVPILVLLSARSVPPVRWSEDLRHADSVLDVPGIMRRVPNLGSLVTLARFEGALHDVTLSEKPVREQVFRELSRWFRGYVAPPAPVPAAPRRPWWRRWFA